One Herpetosiphonaceae bacterium genomic window, GTATCCTGGCCCGCGTTACACATCAGGTGCGCGATCGTACAGCCCGCGACATCGCCGAGCAGCGCCCGCTCCTCGGCAAAGAGCGTTGAGCCGCCGCCGCGAAAAAACGCAGCCTGATCGGCGCGGTGGCTTTCATGCGCTGGCACAACCGCGTTCCACGATCGTCGATTTTGTTCACGCTGTGCTCGATGATCCAACGCCGTGATCTTTCCCTGGAGCGCCTGTGCGGCCCATTGTATCAGAAATCGCGCCGGGCAATCGCCGTGACGCGCACGATCGCGGCGATCGATGCGCTCGATTAGCTCGCCGCCAGGATGCGCTCGATCGCCTGCAATTCATCTTCCGCCAGGCTTAACCGATCGAGCGTTCGGACGGCATCCTCGATCTGCGCGGGCCGACTTGCGCCAATCAGCGCGGATGTTACCTGCGGGTGCCGCAGCACCCAGGCGAGCGCGAGCTGCGCTAATGACTGACCGCGCGCCGCTGCAAGCTCCTGAAGACGGCGAAGCTGCGAGCGCTTCTCCTCAGTAATGTCGTCGGCTTGCAGAAATCCGTGCGGCTTCGCTGCCCGTGAGTCGGGCGGAATATCCTTGAGGTACTTATCGGTGAGGAGGCCCTGCGCGAGCGGCGAGAACACGATACAGCCCATGCCAGTCTCTTCCACCGCGTCGAGCAGCCCTGCTTCGATCCAGCGATTAAACATATTGTAGCTGGGCTGATGGATCACACAGGGCGTGCCTAGCCGCCGTAGGATCTGCGCGGCTGCACGAGTCTGTTCGGGATCGTACGATGAGATGCCGACATACAGCGCTTTTCCGCTCCGCACAATAACGTCGAGCGCGCCCATCGTTTCTTCCAGGGGCGTCTCCGGATCGGGCCGGTGATGATAAAAAATGTCCACGTAGTCTACGCCCATGCGGCGCAAGCTCTGGTCGAGGCTGGCGACAAGATATTTGCGCGATCCCCAATCGCCATAGGGACCGGGCCACATGGCATAGCCCGCTTTGGTTGAAATGATCAGCTCATCGCGATAGGCGGCGAGATCGCGGCGGAGGATCTGCCCGAACGCTTCCTCAGCAGAGCCCGGCGGGGGGCCATAGTTATTGGCGAGATCGAAGTGGGTAATCCCAAGATCGAACGCCCGCCGCAGCATCGTGCGCGCATTTTCAAACGTGTCTACCCCGCCAAAATTATGCCAAAGGCCAAGCGAAATGGCCGGAAGCATGAGCCCGCTTCTCCCACAGCGACGGTAGCGCATCGTATCATAGCGCGTTTCCGCTGGTTGATAGGCATTCATCGGGGCGTCCTCTCACACGACCGCAGCAAATCCACGGGACGCTATTCTACCACGGCTCGATCCTGGGCCGAGTCCATCGGATGCTGAGGGCGACCATGGATCAGACCTTCGCGGGGAGAGCAAGCGTGAGCGCTGACGCGACGATCGCCAGGGCCGCCCGGATCGATCGGGCGCAGGTGCCGCTGCTTCCCCGGTCGTGTCCGCGCTCATCAAGGCGTCGGAGGGTTCGTCGTGCGCGCTGGCGCTGCTGGCTCATGCCATATCGACCGCGACGATCCGCAGCTCGCAGGTGTAGCGCCGACCCTCGTGATCCGCCAACCAGGTCTGGCTCGGATCGGGCAGCATCTCCGTGACTTTGATACATGCTTCCGCCGGATGCGCTTCCGCCGCGCGGCGCACCGCCTTGGCAAAGAGATCGATCGAGGCGGGACTCTCGAAGTCGACATAAAATGGTTTTTTCTCGGTCGGCGTCGTGATGAACACAAACCGGGGCAGGTCAAACGCGCGGACCCAGCGGCGCACCGCGAGCAGGCGCTCGGTTTCGTCGAGGCCAAACAGCAGATCTTCGGGCCGAAAGCGCCAGGACTCCCGACAAATGACCAGCGAGTCGAAGCTGATGCGCGGCGTGTACGTGGCGCGGCGAATCATCGAGAAATGGTGCAGCAGCCGGATCATCAGCAGCTCGCCGAGCAGCTCGATGATCTCGAAGCACAGGCGTCCGTCGCGGGTCCGAACCATCAACGTCTGGTCGACCGCTTCGATCACCAGCGCGCTGATCGGCAGCGCGTGCTCCGGATCGAGGCCGCACGAGTCATGGGCAAAGACCAGCCGGAGATCGTGGGGCGACATCAACGCGCCGCTGAGCCTGAGGGTCGGCCCGCCGGACTCGCGCGATGCGACCAGCACAACGTTCGGATCGGGAAAATCGGCGGCGACCGCCTGAAACAGCTCCTCCGGCGCGGGGTGCTGGCCGACAAACAGCGCCGTTTTGAGGGTATTGGCAGCGGGATGCAACTCGCCAAGGACGGCCTGATACTGTCCGCTCCTGATCGCCTCGATGCTCGGCGCGGCGATCATCACATCCGGGCTATGGTAGCGCGCCGCTGCCCAGCCGCGACTCGGCGCCTCGAACGCTGCGGCAGCGTTGCGCTGAATCTCCCGACTTGCGTACACGACATGGCGCTGGCCCTCAGGGATCGCCAGAATATCCGCCCAGCGGCTCTGAAATTCGCGCTCAAGCGCTTCGATCGGCTGTGTCACCTCGCCGAAGATCACCGGATGCGCCCAGAGCCAGAAGCTTGCAAAGTCGACGGTTTGCGAGCCGACTTTCTGTGTCAGATCCCAGTACAGCGCGGTGAACGCCTGGCGATACAGGCTGGCTGCCCGATAGGTGAACCAGCGCGCGCTGGTGAAGATCGGCGCCAGCGCCTCTCCGAGCGAGGCGATCAAGGCCGGGCCGAACGTGACCTCAATATCGCGGCGACAGTCTTCATAGACCAGCGTGCGGCCCGCGTAGGTTGTTCCGGCGCGACGGGTGGCTGGAACGCCGGTCAGCCGGGTGAAGGTCGACTCCAGGCGCTCCATCGCCTGCTCCAGCCGCGCAACATCACCGCGCGCATCGGCAACGGCGGTCCGGGCCGTCTCAAGCTCGGCGAGCGCCTGGAGCGATCGCAGCCGAAGCTGATCGTCCTCGATCCGCTGAAGCTGCTGGCGTAGGCTCTGCTCAGGGTATAAGCCTTCGGCGGGAACTTCAAGCGTCCAGACAATCCGGTTCAGCGCGCATAGCTTCTTCAAGATCTTATAAACATCGGCGCTATTCGTCACGCCGGTCGTCGGGTCATTGACCAGATCCGTCGCCAGCTCTTTGGCGGTGCGCACGCCATCACACGCCGCCAGAACCGCCGCCTGGAGCGCCGGAATACGCGCGGGCGGCACCAGCGGCAAATGCAGGGTGGTGCCGTCAACAAAGACATGCGGCAGACGCCGGGGCGCGAGCCAGGGATGCAGCGACTCATCGTTGGCGAGGATCTCGGCCAGCGCGTCGATGCCCCAGCCGTCGAAGTAGACCGTTCTGGCAGCCAGGAGCTGCGCGCCGGGCCGCATGGTGGCCGCCGGTCCCTCGTCCCGCGCATACGCCCATCCGACCGGCCCGAAAAATCCGATGGTGTCGTTTTTGGCGCAGTAGCGCTGGATGTAGCTGACGACCAGCGCCTCGTGCTGCCGATATTTCGACGATCGCACGGGCGTGTCTGGCGATTGTCGCAGGAGCGCATCAACGCCCGTTTGTAGGGCATGACGGTTTTGCCAGATCAGCGCCTCGCGGAAGGCGGGGTCGTGGGCGATCGATCGGATCGCACGCGCGGCGTGCGCCGTTGCCAGCCGCACGGCGCGCTCGACCTCAGCCAGCGCGGCCTGGGCCTCGGCCTGAAGCTCACAGAAGGCTGCGACCGCAGACGCGGCGGCGGGCGGCACGGCCAGCTTTGGGGGCTGGCCCTTCTTCAGCGATTGGATGGCGCGCACGACCGGATCGCGCTGCTCCGGCGGCGGAGCATCCAGAATCTCGCGCAGCGCCTCCAGCGCGCGCTCCTGCGCCTGCTGCGCGGCAGCTT contains:
- a CDS encoding lantibiotic dehydratase, yielding MDHTLQRSTAHAAIHATTSAMIADEEPRLPDHLARLPDPQWAIWRWVGLRSAGFPIDHLLALGAPQWAAAVDRYLELEAAAQQAQERALEALREILDAPPPEQRDPVVRAIQSLKKGQPPKLAVPPAAASAVAAFCELQAEAQAALAEVERAVRLATAHAARAIRSIAHDPAFREALIWQNRHALQTGVDALLRQSPDTPVRSSKYRQHEALVVSYIQRYCAKNDTIGFFGPVGWAYARDEGPAATMRPGAQLLAARTVYFDGWGIDALAEILANDESLHPWLAPRRLPHVFVDGTTLHLPLVPPARIPALQAAVLAACDGVRTAKELATDLVNDPTTGVTNSADVYKILKKLCALNRIVWTLEVPAEGLYPEQSLRQQLQRIEDDQLRLRSLQALAELETARTAVADARGDVARLEQAMERLESTFTRLTGVPATRRAGTTYAGRTLVYEDCRRDIEVTFGPALIASLGEALAPIFTSARWFTYRAASLYRQAFTALYWDLTQKVGSQTVDFASFWLWAHPVIFGEVTQPIEALEREFQSRWADILAIPEGQRHVVYASREIQRNAAAAFEAPSRGWAAARYHSPDVMIAAPSIEAIRSGQYQAVLGELHPAANTLKTALFVGQHPAPEELFQAVAADFPDPNVVLVASRESGGPTLRLSGALMSPHDLRLVFAHDSCGLDPEHALPISALVIEAVDQTLMVRTRDGRLCFEIIELLGELLMIRLLHHFSMIRRATYTPRISFDSLVICRESWRFRPEDLLFGLDETERLLAVRRWVRAFDLPRFVFITTPTEKKPFYVDFESPASIDLFAKAVRRAAEAHPAEACIKVTEMLPDPSQTWLADHEGRRYTCELRIVAVDMA
- the mgrA gene encoding L-glyceraldehyde 3-phosphate reductase, which codes for MNAYQPAETRYDTMRYRRCGRSGLMLPAISLGLWHNFGGVDTFENARTMLRRAFDLGITHFDLANNYGPPPGSAEEAFGQILRRDLAAYRDELIISTKAGYAMWPGPYGDWGSRKYLVASLDQSLRRMGVDYVDIFYHHRPDPETPLEETMGALDVIVRSGKALYVGISSYDPEQTRAAAQILRRLGTPCVIHQPSYNMFNRWIEAGLLDAVEETGMGCIVFSPLAQGLLTDKYLKDIPPDSRAAKPHGFLQADDITEEKRSQLRRLQELAAARGQSLAQLALAWVLRHPQVTSALIGASRPAQIEDAVRTLDRLSLAEDELQAIERILAAS